A genomic window from Lotus japonicus ecotype B-129 chromosome 1, LjGifu_v1.2 includes:
- the LOC130730901 gene encoding uncharacterized protein LOC130730901 — translation MDSKGCKIHASIRRTLVYRFQNQISEGRVYQISSFGVCENGDVIGILTGEQEVEKHVHVQAAFFGKYVDEIVGQLASGDMTKVVVVQFAKIKPSKGKPSIQNFYGVTKILFNPAIDGPSAQVLTQLHDSNRRFSKKSVCVVLSTVNFIPDDNSWYYPACKCNKKVYPAEDMYFCEACVLHVVTAILKYKIHLRVMDANDSTPFVVFYQEANNLLNKPCADLVEKCHKDPNDYQVSSEILNSIEKTFLFKVDVDNSSNTWFEPSYKVKRICSDREVISQFKIANPQLEGSPPYMLLTTPSSGGMVEGSSSSFAKDLNDEFNVAGDPHGLTSPNSSVVDLSKDSQEGFISLDKDVGFDGDIKAALTINGNSQDPRHVENNDSPPFKRHTLLMRKSLQMLLTARSH, via the exons ATGGATTCGAAG ggTTGCAAAATTCATGCTTCCATTAGGCGAACCTTGGTTTACCGGTTCCAAAATCAGATATCTGAGGGTCGTGTGTACCAGATCTCCTCTTTTGGTGTTTGTGAGAATGGAG ATGTCATCGGTATCCTAACTGGGGAGCAAGAGGTTGAAAAACATG TTCATGTTCAGGCTGCTTTTTTTGGGAAATATGTCGATGAAATCGTTGGGCAATTGGCGTCTGGGGACATGACTAAAGTTGTTGTTGTCCAATTTGCAAAGATAAAACCTTCCAAAg GAAAGCCTAGCATTCAAAATTTTTATGGGGTAACTAAGATTCTCTTTAATCCTGCTATCGATGGCCCTTCTGCTCAAGTCCTGACTCAGCTTCATGATTCCAACAGAAGATTTTCTAAG AAATCTGTTTGCGTTGTTCTTTCCACTGTTAACTTCATTCCTGACGACAACAGTTGGTACTATCCTGCTTGCAAGTGTAACAAAAAGGTGTACCCAGCCGAAGACATGTACTTTTGTGAAGCATGTGTTCTCCATGTTGTTACTGCAATTCTTAAGTACAAAATTCATCTCAGGGTTATGGATGCAAATGATTCTACTCCATTTGTTGTTTTTTATCAAGAAGCCAATAATCTTCTGAATAAACCATGTGCTGATTTGGTTGAGAAATGCCATAAG GACCCAAACGATTACCAGGTGTCGTCTGAGATTTTGAATTCGATTGAGAAGACCTTCTTATTCaaagttgatgttgataacAGTTCCAATACATGGTTTGAGCCATCCTATAAGGTGAAGAGAATCTGTTCAGATCGTGAGGTGATTTCCCAATTTAAGATTGCAAATCCCCAGTTAGAAGGTTCCCCTCCTTACATGCTTTTGACAACTCCTAGCTCTGGTGGAATGGTTGAAGGATCGTCATCAAGTTTTGCTAAG GACCTTAATGACGAATTTAATGTTGCTGGTGACCCGCATGGGCTTACTTCCCCCAATTCATCTGTTGTTGATCTAAGTAAAGATAGCCAGGAAGGCTTTATT TCCTTGGATAAGGATGTTGGATTTGATGGTGATATCAAAGCTGCACTCACTATCAATGGGAACTCTCAGGACCCCCGTCATGTTGAGAATAATGACTCTCCTCCTTTTAAACGTCATACCCTATTGATGCGGAAGTCATTGCAAATGCTATTGACAGCAAGAAGCCACTGA